A section of the Verrucomicrobiia bacterium genome encodes:
- a CDS encoding ATP-binding protein encodes MKQVKRQEQHFAYGSVLEALSHGLYPDRKHILREFVQNAYDALADLKRTHKGETLHPIEITSSPASLIIADKGVGMSRNEVERYRYLGYSEKKSTTHAGFRGIGKFSAISACDRLIVTSSKIGEAKTYQVEIDAAGIRARLRKEKNPPLEPLLREHSRVTERAERPDAHYTVVELHGVHKDAQQLVDHSVIRGYLIQTAPIPFDPGFSFGKVISERLHQVDPRFLEISILVNGSPIYKPALKDTSHPQFELILAKEGSSDEVIAYGWFCEHLKKGQFPNDGTDMGKGKRHPHSGLHFRTSNIAIGDSMLVRKAVWHAAPERAFYFVGEIHVLDAGVVPTADRTDFEDNESRSRLYDRCGGLVAKLNLQADLNSQQHPVS; translated from the coding sequence ATGAAACAAGTCAAAAGGCAAGAACAGCACTTCGCTTACGGGTCGGTACTGGAAGCATTGAGTCACGGCTTGTATCCCGACCGAAAGCACATCCTGCGGGAGTTCGTGCAAAACGCCTATGACGCCCTGGCGGATTTGAAACGCACGCACAAGGGAGAGACACTCCATCCGATCGAGATAACCTCATCGCCGGCATCATTGATCATCGCGGACAAAGGTGTGGGAATGTCACGGAATGAAGTCGAACGCTACCGCTACCTCGGCTATTCGGAAAAGAAGTCCACAACGCATGCTGGCTTTCGCGGCATTGGGAAATTCTCGGCGATCAGCGCTTGTGACCGCCTCATTGTCACCTCGTCGAAAATTGGCGAGGCGAAGACGTATCAAGTAGAAATTGACGCTGCGGGCATACGGGCGCGTCTGAGGAAAGAAAAGAACCCGCCTCTAGAACCACTGCTGCGCGAGCACAGTCGCGTGACCGAACGGGCCGAACGACCCGACGCGCATTATACGGTAGTTGAGTTGCACGGCGTTCACAAGGACGCGCAGCAACTTGTCGACCACAGCGTGATTCGAGGATACTTGATTCAGACCGCTCCGATTCCGTTCGATCCAGGGTTCTCGTTTGGGAAAGTGATCAGCGAGCGGTTGCACCAAGTCGATCCACGCTTTCTCGAAATCTCGATTTTAGTGAACGGCAGCCCCATCTACAAACCTGCCCTGAAAGACACGTCGCATCCACAGTTTGAACTCATCCTAGCCAAAGAGGGTTCATCTGATGAAGTGATCGCATACGGTTGGTTCTGTGAACATTTGAAAAAGGGGCAGTTCCCGAACGATGGAACAGATATGGGTAAAGGTAAACGGCACCCGCACAGCGGTCTCCACTTTCGCACGTCCAACATCGCGATTGGAGACAGTATGCTCGTGCGCAAAGCAGTGTGGCATGCTGCGCCAGAACGCGCCTTTTACTTCGTTGGAGAAATTCATGTGCTGGATGCCGGCGTCGTACCGACGGCGGATCGAACCGATTTTGAGGATAACGAATCGCGGAGTCGTCTTTACGACCGATGCGGCGGTTTGGTAGCCAAACTAAATCTGCAAGCGGACTTGAACAGCCAGCAACATCCGGTTTCGTGA
- a CDS encoding ATP-binding protein, translating to MNILSNNGEIYMPVQNDQLVEFASPDGIHEALGIDTMAEKNRIPAGLIKMSNGASTVAYIDQEFILGPEGAHINMSGISGLATKTSFAMFMLQSILQKAEKSKDEDGVPLSDKIAVIILNVKQGDLLQIDQRPDKNPTVEQNEMWEAMGMEARPFKNVRYLLPRSNQPGMPNSFIEPASGYQTFAYSLQDAADKLDLMLSDISDQSGSMDALVGDVMQGLMNREPSFKNCNSWDNLLNGEPLVKDGKTAKWGDHYASTIGKLRRHLRRIIRTRSTGLFANARARNELNLAEQIREIEGGNTYVVDIARLNDEEQKLVFGDVLRTVYELKAEDPENRTSKKPIPEKVIFFVDELNKYAPAGTRGSPILEQVLDIAERGRSLGVVLFSAQQFMSAVHSRVTGNCATKILGRTGASEIATPDYRFLDDDLKMNLTRLGKGELIVTHAVYRQPVKIVFPRPAYLQRQRGT from the coding sequence GTGAACATCCTTTCCAACAACGGCGAAATCTACATGCCGGTCCAGAACGACCAGCTTGTCGAGTTCGCCTCGCCGGATGGCATTCACGAGGCGCTTGGCATTGACACGATGGCCGAGAAAAACCGAATCCCCGCCGGTCTGATCAAAATGAGCAACGGCGCGTCCACCGTCGCCTATATTGACCAGGAGTTTATTCTCGGCCCGGAAGGCGCGCACATCAACATGTCCGGCATCAGCGGTCTGGCGACCAAAACCTCGTTCGCCATGTTCATGCTCCAATCCATTCTGCAAAAGGCGGAGAAGTCGAAAGACGAGGATGGCGTGCCATTGAGCGATAAGATCGCCGTCATCATTCTCAATGTGAAGCAGGGCGACTTGCTCCAGATTGACCAGCGCCCGGATAAGAATCCCACTGTCGAGCAAAACGAAATGTGGGAAGCAATGGGCATGGAAGCGCGGCCCTTCAAGAACGTCCGCTATCTCTTGCCGCGAAGCAATCAGCCGGGAATGCCGAATAGCTTTATTGAACCGGCGTCCGGCTATCAAACGTTCGCCTATTCGTTGCAGGACGCAGCCGATAAGCTCGATTTGATGCTGTCGGATATTTCCGACCAGTCGGGCTCGATGGATGCACTTGTTGGCGATGTCATGCAGGGTTTGATGAATCGTGAGCCATCGTTCAAGAACTGCAACAGTTGGGACAATTTACTCAATGGCGAGCCGCTCGTGAAAGACGGCAAGACGGCGAAGTGGGGCGATCACTACGCCTCCACGATCGGTAAACTTCGCCGCCACTTGCGCCGCATTATCCGCACCCGAAGCACGGGTTTGTTCGCTAACGCCCGTGCCCGGAATGAGCTCAATCTTGCCGAGCAGATTCGCGAAATTGAGGGCGGCAACACTTACGTCGTGGACATCGCCCGTCTCAATGATGAGGAACAAAAGCTCGTGTTCGGCGACGTCTTGCGCACCGTTTACGAACTCAAGGCGGAAGACCCGGAGAACCGCACAAGCAAGAAGCCGATCCCGGAAAAGGTCATCTTCTTCGTGGACGAGCTGAACAAATACGCCCCCGCTGGCACACGCGGTTCGCCGATCCTTGAGCAGGTGCTCGACATCGCAGAACGCGGGCGCTCGCTTGGTGTTGTGCTGTTCTCCGCCCAGCAATTCATGTCCGCCGTTCACTCGCGTGTTACGGGCAACTGCGCTACCAAGATTCTCGGCCGCACCGGCGCGAGCGAGATTGCCACGCCAGACTATCGTTTCCTCGACGACGATTTGAAAATGAATCTGACTCGGCTTGGCAAAGGTGAGTTGATTGTCACGCACGCCGTCTATCGGCAGCCCGTGAAAATAGTTTTTCCCCGGCCCGCCTATCTCCAACGTCAGCGGGGGACTTGA
- a CDS encoding prepilin-type N-terminal cleavage/methylation domain-containing protein, with protein sequence MTTQNRTPTRGVVPGVNQRRTFEGFTLIELLVVIAIIAILASLILPALARAKSAAHRTRCISNLHQLGIAAQLYWDDHQGRCFRWRESPLSELYWIGSIGSGREGERPFDPRPGKLFPYLKGRGVEACPSLQDCLPEFKRKAGELTYGYGYNRALSEDSPARADVRILQITRPSEFLAFGDAAQVNDFQPPASRTNPMLEEWYYLSYTSNMTAAAYYPNGHFRHSRRANGVFVDGHVAMENPVPDSIDRKLPRQVVGQFRPEILLLRGNAQ encoded by the coding sequence ATGACGACCCAGAACAGAACGCCAACGCGCGGCGTCGTACCCGGGGTGAACCAACGGAGAACGTTTGAGGGGTTCACGTTGATTGAACTGCTTGTGGTTATCGCAATCATCGCGATTCTTGCCTCGCTGATTCTGCCCGCGCTGGCACGCGCAAAATCGGCCGCTCACCGCACGCGGTGCATCAGCAATCTTCACCAACTCGGAATCGCGGCGCAGCTCTACTGGGACGACCACCAGGGTCGATGCTTTCGGTGGCGCGAGTCGCCTCTCAGTGAACTCTACTGGATCGGTTCGATTGGATCAGGCAGAGAAGGCGAACGTCCTTTTGATCCGCGCCCGGGCAAACTCTTTCCTTATCTAAAGGGGCGCGGAGTGGAAGCATGCCCATCGCTTCAGGATTGCCTCCCTGAATTCAAACGAAAGGCAGGCGAACTGACTTACGGGTACGGCTACAACCGCGCGCTCTCCGAGGATTCGCCTGCGCGCGCGGACGTCCGCATATTGCAGATCACGCGCCCGTCCGAGTTCCTCGCGTTCGGGGACGCAGCCCAGGTCAACGACTTCCAGCCTCCCGCGTCGCGGACAAACCCGATGCTCGAGGAATGGTATTATCTGAGTTACACGTCGAACATGACCGCGGCGGCCTATTACCCGAATGGGCACTTCCGTCACAGTCGCCGCGCAAACGGCGTTTTCGTTGATGGACACGTCGCCATGGAAAACCCGGTGCCGGATTCCATTGACCGGAAACTGCCGCGCCAGGTCGTGGGGCAGTTTCGGCCGGAGATCCTGTTGCTTCGCGGAAACGCTCAGTGA
- a CDS encoding cytochrome b/b6 domain-containing protein produces MGALKDSDCLDCHSDQTLFRTNTAGRAISLFVDQSKLALSAHTTNSCISCHSDISGDHPDDGKSARPVDCASCHALQTESYGASVHGIAARSGDLQAPGCTDCHDAHNVLPHTSVHSPLHFSRQGETCGACHEKEVADVSSSIHGKAAAAGERDAPTCTDCHYEHRIQGLKQTSGLTISQDICSNCHASERLNTRYNLPKDRVRTFFDSYHGLAVQYGSTLAANCGSCHGYHKILPSSHPDSTIHPDHLVATCGKCHPGANQKFALSKIHVDIASDTSASDISSQANWWVRKIYLIMIFVVIGGMVVHNGLLFYRKIAAHLRGGGRPITRMTLSQRWQHALLAISFIVLALSGFALKFPDSWLARMMGSSEPVRRWTHRVAGVIMLLVGLYHIIYLATTRDGRRLVRDLFPTMRDISDVFGSVRYLFGLSRSKPLIGRFGYAEKMEYWAVVWGTIIMGVTGLMIWFKIDVTQFLPRWLVDVALTIHYYEAILACLAIVVWHFYHVIFDPEVYPVNLACWDGKVSEHWQQEEHPLDHDALQDSTPAGDRPVPRVPDSLPH; encoded by the coding sequence TTGGGGGCTCTCAAGGACAGCGACTGTCTTGACTGTCATTCAGACCAGACGCTGTTCAGGACGAACACCGCGGGGCGGGCAATCTCGTTGTTCGTTGACCAGTCGAAACTCGCACTGTCTGCGCACACCACGAACTCGTGCATCAGTTGCCACAGCGACATCAGCGGTGATCATCCCGACGACGGCAAGTCCGCCAGGCCGGTCGATTGCGCATCTTGTCATGCGCTCCAGACGGAGAGTTATGGAGCCAGCGTCCACGGCATTGCCGCGCGGTCAGGAGATTTGCAGGCGCCGGGCTGCACCGATTGCCATGATGCGCACAACGTGCTGCCGCATACTTCGGTTCATTCGCCGCTGCATTTCTCGCGGCAGGGCGAAACCTGCGGTGCCTGCCATGAAAAGGAGGTTGCGGACGTCTCTTCAAGCATTCATGGAAAGGCCGCGGCGGCCGGTGAACGCGATGCCCCCACCTGCACTGACTGCCATTACGAACATCGCATCCAGGGATTGAAGCAAACTTCAGGGCTTACCATTTCGCAGGATATCTGCAGTAATTGCCACGCGTCCGAACGCCTGAACACCCGATACAACCTTCCGAAGGATCGCGTTCGCACATTCTTTGACAGCTACCACGGCCTGGCAGTGCAATACGGGTCGACATTGGCAGCGAACTGCGGGAGCTGCCACGGGTATCACAAGATCCTTCCGTCCTCCCATCCTGACTCAACGATTCATCCCGATCACCTGGTGGCCACGTGCGGCAAATGTCATCCAGGCGCAAATCAGAAATTCGCACTCAGCAAGATCCATGTTGATATCGCGTCCGACACCAGCGCTTCGGACATTTCAAGCCAGGCGAACTGGTGGGTGCGAAAAATCTACCTGATCATGATCTTCGTCGTGATCGGCGGGATGGTCGTGCACAACGGGCTCCTCTTTTACAGGAAGATCGCTGCCCACCTGCGGGGCGGCGGCCGCCCGATCACGCGAATGACACTGTCGCAACGCTGGCAGCACGCGCTTCTTGCCATCAGCTTCATCGTCCTTGCCTTATCCGGATTCGCGCTCAAATTTCCGGACTCATGGCTGGCACGCATGATGGGTTCCAGCGAACCGGTGCGCCGCTGGACTCATCGCGTCGCGGGTGTGATCATGCTGCTTGTCGGGCTCTATCACATCATCTATCTCGCCACAACCCGCGACGGGCGAAGGCTTGTCAGGGATCTGTTTCCCACGATGCGTGACATTTCAGACGTTTTCGGTTCGGTCCGTTATCTGTTCGGCTTGAGCCGCTCCAAGCCGCTCATCGGCCGATTCGGATACGCTGAGAAAATGGAATACTGGGCCGTCGTCTGGGGCACCATCATCATGGGAGTGACGGGATTGATGATCTGGTTCAAAATTGATGTGACGCAATTTCTGCCGCGCTGGCTTGTCGATGTGGCGCTGACGATCCATTACTACGAAGCGATTCTCGCCTGTCTCGCGATCGTCGTCTGGCACTTCTATCACGTGATCTTCGATCCCGAGGTCTATCCCGTGAACCTCGCGTGCTGGGACGGGAAGGTTTCCGAGCATTGGCAGCAGGAGGAACATCCGCTGGATCACGACGCCCTGCAGGATTCGACGCCAGCAGGAGATCGTCCGGTACCGCGCGTTCCCGATTCACTCCCTCACTGA
- a CDS encoding cytochrome c3 family protein codes for MLACYLPPLVIASFNIAARLRAEPTKVLVKLVSCAAVLLFAAGTPAMAAEKISNADCLDCHLDPTTTRVVAGKTVSLVFATNTFAKSIHAGLDCIDCHVGIKDLVHESKLPRPDCASCHEEAGKQYDLSIHGLSHQLGASDAADCWDCHGSHDIGPVKATDSPVFKMNLPQTCAKCHSNAGLTDEYRMKNPEAAAHYRDSIHGVALLEKGLIVAPSCSDCHGIHDIKRGVDRDSPIHHANVAGTCGKCHVGVEEVYNKSVHGQLLMSGDKRGPVCTDCHTAHEVETPKSGHFKMVSDQRCGKCHQDRLEHYRDTYHGKAMALGKPNVAPDVAACYDCHGHHDVLPHSNPASRLSQTNILATCQACHPDATMGFTDYKPHANPLDRENYPVLHVVFLAMTGLLISVFAFFGLHTIVWLFRAVWLYLHDSKKFREAKASTQTGDEWFTRFVPFERFLHFLVVSSFLLLVITGMPLKFYYTDWARSLFNVIGGAETARTLHRFGAVVTFLYFGLHVASLIAKSWKGRHKVCDPATGKLQFKRLIAVLFGPDSMMPTWQDWKDFVAHNKWFFGKGEKPQFDRWTYWEKFDYFAVFWGVFIIGSSGMILWFPEFFTQFLPGWTINVALIIHSDEALLASGFIFSIHFFNTHFRIEKFPMDTVIFSGRVSKAEMLHERKRWYDRLVREGRLEQHRVKDEWESWKSIARSFGYFFFGLGVILLLLIIYAMATRLLH; via the coding sequence ATGCTAGCCTGCTATCTCCCTCCTCTTGTTATAGCATCGTTTAACATCGCGGCGCGGCTTCGTGCCGAGCCAACGAAAGTGCTCGTCAAACTGGTTTCGTGCGCCGCCGTCCTCTTGTTCGCCGCTGGTACCCCAGCAATGGCGGCCGAGAAGATCTCGAACGCTGACTGCCTCGACTGTCATCTGGATCCCACGACCACGCGAGTGGTGGCCGGGAAAACAGTTTCGCTCGTTTTCGCCACCAACACATTTGCGAAGTCCATTCACGCAGGGCTCGATTGCATCGACTGTCATGTTGGCATCAAGGATCTGGTTCACGAAAGCAAGCTGCCGCGGCCTGATTGCGCAAGCTGTCACGAAGAAGCCGGGAAACAGTATGACCTTAGCATCCATGGCCTCAGCCACCAACTGGGCGCATCGGACGCCGCCGATTGTTGGGACTGCCACGGCAGCCATGACATTGGACCGGTGAAGGCAACGGATTCGCCGGTCTTCAAGATGAACCTGCCGCAGACCTGCGCGAAGTGTCACAGTAACGCCGGATTAACCGACGAATACCGGATGAAGAACCCGGAAGCTGCCGCGCATTACAGGGACAGCATCCACGGAGTTGCGCTGCTCGAAAAGGGGTTGATCGTCGCGCCTTCCTGCAGCGATTGCCACGGCATCCATGACATCAAGCGCGGCGTCGATCGCGATTCGCCAATTCATCATGCGAATGTTGCCGGCACGTGCGGCAAGTGCCACGTCGGCGTGGAGGAGGTATATAACAAGAGCGTCCATGGCCAGTTGCTCATGAGCGGCGATAAGCGCGGGCCGGTTTGCACGGACTGTCACACGGCGCATGAGGTGGAGACTCCGAAGAGCGGGCACTTCAAGATGGTAAGCGACCAGCGGTGCGGCAAATGCCATCAGGATCGCTTGGAGCATTACCGCGACACGTATCACGGCAAGGCGATGGCGCTGGGCAAGCCAAACGTCGCACCCGATGTGGCGGCGTGCTATGACTGCCATGGCCACCACGACGTTCTTCCGCACTCGAATCCCGCGTCGCGGCTGTCACAGACGAACATCCTCGCAACCTGCCAGGCGTGTCATCCCGATGCCACAATGGGCTTCACCGATTACAAGCCGCACGCAAATCCGCTGGATCGCGAGAATTATCCTGTCCTGCATGTCGTGTTCCTTGCGATGACTGGCCTGTTGATCAGCGTCTTCGCGTTTTTTGGGCTGCACACGATTGTCTGGCTCTTTCGCGCGGTGTGGCTCTATCTGCATGACTCGAAAAAATTCCGCGAAGCAAAGGCCAGCACGCAGACAGGCGACGAATGGTTCACGCGATTCGTGCCGTTCGAGCGCTTCCTTCATTTCCTCGTGGTCTCGAGTTTCCTGCTGCTGGTCATCACCGGCATGCCGCTCAAGTTCTATTACACGGATTGGGCCAGGTCGCTGTTCAATGTCATCGGCGGCGCCGAAACCGCCCGTACTCTGCACCGATTTGGCGCTGTCGTAACGTTCCTGTACTTCGGCCTGCACGTCGCGTCGCTGATCGCGAAATCATGGAAGGGGCGGCACAAGGTGTGTGATCCTGCCACTGGCAAACTCCAGTTCAAGCGTTTGATTGCGGTCCTCTTCGGACCGGATTCCATGATGCCGACCTGGCAGGACTGGAAGGACTTCGTCGCGCACAACAAATGGTTCTTCGGCAAGGGCGAGAAGCCGCAGTTCGACCGCTGGACGTATTGGGAGAAATTCGATTACTTCGCAGTGTTCTGGGGTGTGTTCATCATTGGCTCCTCAGGGATGATCCTTTGGTTCCCTGAATTCTTCACACAGTTCCTGCCGGGCTGGACCATCAACGTCGCGTTGATCATTCACTCGGATGAGGCGTTGCTCGCGTCAGGCTTCATCTTCTCCATCCATTTCTTCAACACGCATTTCCGGATTGAGAAGTTCCCGATGGATACCGTGATCTTCTCCGGCCGTGTTTCGAAGGCGGAAATGCTGCATGAACGCAAACGCTGGTATGACCGCCTCGTCCGCGAAGGCCGGCTTGAGCAGCATCGCGTAAAGGACGAGTGGGAAAGCTGGAAGAGCATTGCGCGCTCGTTCGGATACTTTTTCTTTGGGCTCGGGGTCATCCTGCTGCTGCTGATCATTTACGCCATGGCGACGCGATTGCTGCACTAG
- a CDS encoding NapC/NirT family cytochrome c — MNNPTHPTQTRYFKNWLSYAGAVVALGSFFAFLLLFALDLVDQNGNPYLGILAYVIAPGFLFLGLGMMAAGVWWQRRRSRAANAGDPPSLLAVDLSRPADRRKLRIFFACSVVFLLCTAIGSYQTYNISESNQFCGQACHVPMKPEFTAYQNSPHARVSCVECHVGHGAHAFVQAKMNGMHQLMGVMTGDYDRPIKTPIRNLRPARETCEQCHWPNKFSGNLDRVYQHYLADETNTAYAVRLSLKVGGADPAHGTPGGIHWHVSQDNKIEYVASDDRRQTIPWVKVTDPQGNVTEYRLPRFTNDVSAMEIRQMDCMDCHNRPSHRYRSPNDAVDLAMSIGKIDPAVPWVKSNAVKVLAAKYTSENQALEAIAASLRASYSDRATADRLVKEVQTIYTQNFFPDMKVDWRAYPENIGHKDWPGCFRCHDGKHASADGKRKIPASDCVSCHTILAQGAGDELNLISPNGQPFKHPGDEVDGSCNDCHTGGP; from the coding sequence ATGAACAACCCAACTCACCCAACCCAAACCCGATATTTCAAAAACTGGCTGAGCTATGCCGGCGCCGTCGTGGCGCTCGGAAGCTTCTTTGCCTTTCTCCTGTTGTTTGCTCTCGATCTCGTGGATCAGAATGGAAACCCGTATCTTGGAATCCTTGCTTATGTGATCGCTCCCGGGTTTCTCTTTCTCGGGCTGGGAATGATGGCCGCAGGAGTTTGGTGGCAGCGCCGGCGCTCGCGCGCCGCCAATGCAGGCGACCCGCCGAGCCTGCTCGCAGTCGATCTTTCGCGGCCGGCTGATCGCCGCAAGTTGCGGATTTTCTTTGCCTGCAGCGTCGTATTTCTTCTCTGCACCGCAATTGGAAGTTACCAGACTTATAACATCAGTGAATCCAACCAATTCTGCGGCCAGGCATGCCATGTGCCGATGAAGCCGGAATTCACTGCCTATCAGAATTCACCGCACGCCCGCGTGTCGTGCGTGGAATGCCACGTCGGCCATGGAGCGCATGCATTCGTTCAAGCTAAAATGAACGGGATGCACCAGCTGATGGGCGTGATGACGGGCGACTACGATCGGCCCATCAAGACGCCTATTCGGAATCTGAGGCCGGCCCGCGAGACCTGTGAGCAATGTCACTGGCCGAACAAATTCAGCGGCAATCTCGATCGCGTTTACCAGCATTACCTGGCGGATGAAACCAATACGGCCTACGCGGTGCGGCTTTCCCTGAAGGTCGGAGGGGCAGATCCCGCCCACGGAACGCCCGGCGGCATTCACTGGCACGTAAGCCAGGACAATAAGATCGAATACGTCGCGAGTGATGATCGCAGGCAAACCATTCCCTGGGTCAAGGTCACAGATCCGCAGGGTAACGTGACGGAGTACCGGCTTCCGCGCTTTACGAACGACGTGAGCGCCATGGAAATCCGACAGATGGATTGCATGGACTGCCACAACCGTCCTTCGCATCGTTATCGGTCCCCGAACGATGCAGTCGATCTGGCGATGAGCATTGGCAAGATTGATCCCGCGGTTCCCTGGGTGAAGTCGAATGCCGTGAAGGTTTTGGCGGCAAAATACACGAGCGAAAACCAGGCGCTCGAAGCGATTGCCGCGTCTCTGCGTGCCAGTTATTCAGACCGCGCAACGGCGGACCGCCTCGTTAAGGAAGTCCAGACGATCTACACCCAGAACTTCTTCCCTGACATGAAGGTGGATTGGCGCGCCTACCCGGAAAACATCGGGCACAAGGACTGGCCGGGCTGCTTTCGCTGCCATGACGGCAAGCATGCCTCAGCCGATGGAAAGAGAAAGATTCCAGCCAGCGATTGCGTCTCCTGCCATACGATCCTCGCGCAGGGAGCGGGCGATGAATTGAATCTGATTTCACCAAACGGGCAGCCGTTTAAACATCCTGGCGACGAGGTCGACGGCTCGTGCAACGACTGTCACACAGGCGGACCATAG
- a CDS encoding cytochrome c, whose amino-acid sequence MKKILVLAIAMASLTAWTASGADGKAMYDEQCAKCHGKEGKGDTKMGQKLGAKDYSTAKAQGEFTDEAGVKAIRDGLKDKDGKVLMKPSEVTEADAKAMIAYMRTLKK is encoded by the coding sequence ATGAAGAAAATACTCGTGCTAGCGATCGCCATGGCGTCGCTCACCGCCTGGACTGCCAGCGGGGCGGATGGGAAGGCCATGTATGACGAACAGTGCGCCAAGTGCCATGGCAAAGAGGGCAAAGGCGACACCAAAATGGGCCAGAAGCTGGGCGCCAAGGATTATTCCACGGCCAAAGCTCAGGGTGAATTCACTGACGAAGCAGGCGTAAAAGCCATCAGGGATGGGCTTAAAGACAAGGACGGCAAGGTCCTGATGAAGCCATCGGAAGTGACGGAAGCGGATGCGAAGGCAATGATCGCCTATATGCGGACGCTCAAGAAGTAG
- a CDS encoding cytochrome c, giving the protein MKKMILIAGLLCVSLLNSSAADGKEVWTKSCAKCHGAEGKGETKMGQKLGVKDYSSASVQDALTDAAAVKAVKEGFADKDGKVVMKPSEGLSDDEVKGVVAYLRTLKK; this is encoded by the coding sequence ATGAAAAAAATGATCCTGATAGCCGGTCTCCTCTGCGTCTCCCTGCTGAACAGTTCAGCTGCTGATGGCAAGGAAGTATGGACCAAGAGCTGCGCCAAGTGTCACGGCGCGGAAGGAAAGGGTGAAACCAAAATGGGGCAGAAACTCGGGGTGAAGGATTACTCATCCGCCAGTGTTCAGGACGCCCTTACAGATGCGGCCGCCGTCAAGGCTGTCAAAGAAGGTTTCGCTGACAAGGACGGGAAGGTTGTCATGAAGCCGAGTGAGGGACTTAGCGACGACGAGGTCAAGGGTGTCGTGGCGTATCTGCGCACGTTAAAGAAGTGA
- a CDS encoding response regulator produces the protein MSGTAVRQKCARALRNPIVVARHDSKPLVVLHVEDDDNDALLLRKACERACIAVSVQRVSDAEEAMQYLAGGGAFADRAAHPLPNIVILDLRLPSLNGFDLLQWVRARAEFQRLPILVFTSSLSRDDKSRAMAAGANSFFVKPASFECLVQLVGCFPAASQPKLI, from the coding sequence GTGTCGGGCACCGCTGTGCGTCAGAAGTGCGCGCGAGCCCTGCGGAATCCGATTGTTGTGGCCCGGCACGATTCAAAACCACTGGTTGTCCTGCACGTTGAAGACGACGACAACGATGCATTGCTGCTGCGCAAGGCGTGCGAACGCGCGTGCATTGCGGTGTCGGTCCAACGCGTGTCAGACGCCGAGGAAGCAATGCAGTATTTGGCCGGCGGAGGCGCCTTTGCGGACCGCGCCGCCCATCCGCTGCCGAATATCGTCATCCTGGACCTGCGGCTGCCCAGCTTGAACGGTTTCGATCTTCTGCAATGGGTGCGCGCCCGCGCGGAATTTCAGCGACTTCCCATCCTGGTATTCACGTCATCCCTTTCCCGCGATGACAAATCCCGCGCGATGGCTGCGGGCGCGAACTCGTTCTTCGTGAAGCCTGCCAGCTTTGAGTGCCTCGTCCAACTGGTCGGGTGTTTCCCAGCCGCCAGCCAGCCAAAGCTCATTTAG